One stretch of Methyloversatilis sp. RAC08 DNA includes these proteins:
- a CDS encoding M48 family metallopeptidase produces MDTLKYLAGYPAHIQDQVCALIEQGRLAETLKARYPDTHAVRSDGALYDYVMALKQRHLRNGAQINKVMYDSSLGLVARALGTHTTVSRVQGGKLKAKHEIRVATLFRDAPPEFLKMIVVHELAHLKSREHDKAFYQLCTHMEPQYHQYEFDLRLHLTQLDLCGGPA; encoded by the coding sequence ATGGACACGCTGAAGTACCTGGCCGGCTACCCGGCGCACATCCAGGATCAGGTGTGCGCGCTGATCGAGCAGGGTCGGCTCGCCGAAACACTGAAGGCGCGTTATCCCGACACGCATGCGGTGCGCAGCGACGGCGCACTGTACGATTACGTGATGGCGCTGAAGCAGCGCCATCTTCGCAATGGCGCGCAGATCAACAAGGTCATGTACGACAGCAGCCTCGGTCTGGTCGCCCGGGCGCTCGGCACGCACACCACGGTGTCGCGTGTGCAGGGCGGCAAGCTGAAGGCCAAGCACGAAATACGGGTCGCCACGCTGTTCCGCGACGCGCCACCGGAATTCCTGAAGATGATCGTCGTACACGAACTGGCCCACCTGAAGTCGCGCGAGCACGACAAGGCGTTCTACCAGTTATGTACACATATGGAACCGCAGTACCACCAGTATGAATTCGATCTGCGCCTGCACCTGACGCAGCTTGACCTGTGCGGCGGGCCCGCATGA
- a CDS encoding YceI family protein: MKLTPALFGLLMGASLTTGAMAADSYTIDSRHTFPTFEINHLGFSTQRGRFNSTSGKIMLVPSQNSGSIEVKIDTASIDMGLEAWDKHMRGEDFFNSEQFPAMTFKSTKLMFDGDKLVGAEGDLTLLGVTKPVTLDVKGFACGTHPINKKPLCGADISTTIKRSDFGMTKYLPGISDIVYIEIPVEAFRD, from the coding sequence ATGAAACTCACTCCCGCTCTGTTCGGCCTGTTGATGGGCGCCTCGCTGACTACCGGTGCAATGGCGGCCGACAGCTACACCATCGATTCCCGTCACACCTTCCCGACCTTCGAAATCAACCACCTCGGCTTTTCAACCCAGCGCGGCCGCTTCAACAGTACCAGCGGCAAGATCATGCTGGTGCCGTCGCAGAACAGCGGCAGCATCGAGGTGAAGATCGATACCGCCTCGATCGACATGGGTCTTGAAGCGTGGGACAAGCACATGCGCGGCGAGGACTTCTTCAATTCCGAGCAGTTTCCCGCCATGACCTTCAAATCCACGAAGCTCATGTTCGATGGTGACAAGCTGGTCGGTGCCGAGGGCGACCTGACGCTGCTCGGGGTGACCAAGCCGGTCACGCTGGACGTGAAGGGCTTTGCCTGCGGTACGCACCCGATCAACAAGAAGCCACTGTGCGGCGCTGACATTTCGACCACGATCAAGCGCTCCGACTTCGGCATGACCAAGTACCTGCCGGGCATCAGCGACATCGTCTACATCGAGATTCCGGTCGAGGCCTTCCGCGACTGA
- a CDS encoding YceI family protein, which translates to MMQGISPLARRVLALGAGLALLSSAVHAAGSYSRVLPEKSSLAFVSQQMGVSVDGRFTRFSATLDFDLAKPEAGSATLDIELASIDAGGPEANDEVKGKNWFDVKQHPTARFVSSSVKPLGNNRYEVRGQMSIKGKTREVAAPFTLKPDGSGALLEGSFPIKRLEFGVGTGAWGDTSVVADEVQIRFKLAVAGK; encoded by the coding sequence ATGATGCAGGGAATTTCGCCGCTTGCGCGCCGTGTGCTGGCGTTGGGCGCGGGCCTCGCGCTGCTGTCGTCCGCAGTGCACGCGGCAGGCAGCTATTCGCGAGTCTTGCCGGAGAAAAGCTCGCTGGCCTTCGTGTCCCAGCAGATGGGCGTGTCGGTCGATGGCCGGTTTACCCGATTTTCGGCCACGCTGGACTTCGACCTGGCGAAGCCGGAAGCCGGCAGCGCCACGCTCGACATCGAACTGGCGTCGATCGATGCCGGCGGTCCGGAAGCGAACGATGAGGTCAAGGGCAAGAACTGGTTCGATGTGAAGCAGCATCCGACGGCGCGCTTCGTGTCCAGTTCGGTCAAGCCGCTTGGCAACAACCGTTACGAAGTGCGCGGCCAGATGAGCATCAAGGGCAAGACACGCGAAGTCGCGGCCCCCTTCACGCTCAAGCCTGACGGCAGCGGCGCGCTGCTGGAAGGCAGTTTTCCGATCAAGCGCCTAGAGTTTGGCGTCGGCACGGGCGCCTGGGGCGATACCTCGGTCGTTGCCGACGAGGTGCAGATCCGTTTCAAGCTGGCCGTCGCAGGCAAGTAG
- a CDS encoding accessory factor UbiK family protein has product MLNPKMLEELSSRFSELLAASPARDLEKNAKAMASAMFSRLDLVTREEFDVQKDVLARTRAQLEGLEARVSELEKQIAARAG; this is encoded by the coding sequence ATGCTGAATCCCAAGATGCTGGAAGAACTGTCGTCGCGCTTTTCCGAACTGCTTGCCGCCAGCCCGGCCAGGGATCTGGAGAAAAACGCCAAGGCGATGGCAAGCGCCATGTTTTCGCGCCTCGACCTGGTCACGCGCGAAGAATTCGATGTGCAGAAGGATGTGCTGGCGCGCACCCGGGCGCAGCTCGAAGGGCTGGAAGCGCGGGTGTCCGAGCTCGAAAAGCAGATTGCAGCGCGTGCCGGCTGA
- a CDS encoding TorF family putative porin translates to MQKTLIAAALASALAVPAFTAQAEEPASPHTFTGNVGLFSQYVFRGISQTNEDPALQGGFDYSHASGFYLGTWASNISWLKDAPAGVDPAYSSSSMEIDVYGGYRGAFGETGIGYDVGLLQYIYPGDRNPGVTKADTLEAYAAVSWSFLSAKYSYSLGDTFGVNNSSGTWYLDLSANYPITEALTLNLHYGIQDFSGSNAGVKNDDIASYEDWKIGLSYALPQGFTVGAFYTDTSMNSAEKAFYTNLKGKYLGDDQYVVFLTKTF, encoded by the coding sequence ATGCAAAAGACTTTGATCGCCGCTGCCCTCGCCAGCGCACTGGCCGTGCCGGCCTTCACCGCTCAAGCCGAAGAGCCGGCCAGCCCGCATACCTTCACCGGCAACGTTGGTCTGTTCAGTCAGTACGTGTTCCGCGGCATCAGCCAGACCAATGAAGACCCGGCACTGCAGGGCGGTTTCGATTACTCGCACGCCAGCGGCTTCTACCTCGGCACCTGGGCATCGAACATTTCGTGGCTCAAGGACGCGCCGGCAGGCGTCGACCCGGCCTACTCGAGCTCCAGCATGGAAATCGACGTGTATGGTGGCTATCGCGGCGCCTTCGGCGAAACCGGCATCGGCTACGACGTCGGCCTGCTGCAGTACATCTACCCGGGCGACCGCAACCCCGGCGTCACCAAGGCCGACACGCTGGAAGCCTACGCCGCTGTCAGCTGGAGCTTCCTGAGCGCCAAGTACTCGTACAGCCTGGGCGACACCTTCGGTGTGAACAACTCGTCAGGCACCTGGTACCTCGACCTGTCGGCCAACTACCCGATCACCGAAGCGCTGACATTGAACCTGCACTACGGCATCCAGGACTTCAGCGGTTCCAACGCCGGCGTGAAGAACGACGACATCGCTTCGTACGAAGACTGGAAGATCGGCCTGTCGTACGCCCTTCCGCAAGGTTTCACGGTCGGCGCCTTCTACACCGACACCAGCATGAACAGCGCGGAGAAGGCCTTCTACACGAACCTCAAGGGCAAGTATCTGGGTGACGACCAGTATGTGGTGTTCCTGACCAAGACGTTCTGA
- the glnK gene encoding P-II family nitrogen regulator — protein MKLVTAIIKPFKLDEVREALSAIGVQGITVTEVKGFGRQKGHTELYRGAEYVVDFLPKVKIEAAVSDELVDSVVEAIEKSASTGKIGDGKIFVFDLEQVVRIRTGETGVDAL, from the coding sequence ATGAAACTAGTCACAGCCATCATCAAGCCGTTCAAGCTTGACGAAGTACGCGAGGCCCTATCGGCCATCGGCGTGCAGGGCATCACCGTTACCGAGGTGAAAGGATTCGGCCGCCAGAAAGGTCACACCGAGTTGTACCGGGGTGCCGAGTACGTCGTCGATTTCCTGCCCAAGGTGAAGATCGAGGCTGCAGTCAGCGACGAGCTGGTCGACAGCGTGGTCGAAGCCATAGAAAAGTCTGCCAGCACCGGCAAGATCGGTGACGGCAAGATTTTCGTTTTCGATCTGGAACAGGTCGTCCGCATCCGCACCGGTGAAACCGGCGTCGATGCGCTTTAA